The Deltaproteobacteria bacterium nucleotide sequence CCTTGGGGCACGTAGCCGCGGCCGGGAAACTTTTCTTCCGGCAGCAACTGATCCCAATGGGCCATCTTGACCGCGCCGAAACGCTCGGCGGTCGCCTGTTTGCGGTTGAAGGCTTCGTAACATTCGATCTCCCAGCCGTTGCTGCCCGGCTCGACGAAATAACAAGAGTAAGAACCGTGGCTCCAGGTCGGCTTGCCGATGGCGCCGAGCTTGTACTGCGCCTTATGCGCGACCAGATAATCGTAAGCGCGATCGACTTCTTGCGGATCGACCACGCGTACGCCCCAGTGATTGTGCATCGGTTTGGCCGGCGCCTCGGGTCCAGCTTCGTGGACAACTAACAGCCAATGGGTGTTGGGATGTTTGAGCGTCGCTTCACCAGGTTTTTCGGAAATCTTTTCGAAGGCTAATAGTTCGGTCATCACCGGCAAGGATTCTTGCAGATTGCGGCACTCCATATGCGTTGCCGCCAAACCGGTCGTGTGGATCATGATCCTTCTCCTCACCTGTCGAGTAAAGTAATTGCAGTTACCGAATGACAAAAACTTACAGCGCTCAGCCTGGGCTGTCAAACCAGCCGGCGCGGCGCGCATGAAATCATCCTTGACAGAAACTTGGCGATTCCTTAGATTCGCCCAGCTCTCATGCGCAGCCGCGCAAGCACCATGCAGAAACCCATCGCCCATCTGAATTTCATTTTGCTCTGCTTACTCGTTAGCGCAGGCGTCGCCCGCGCTCAAGACAATTTTTACCAGGGCAAAACCATCCGCATGATCGTCGCCACCTCCGCCGGCGGCGGCTTCGACGCCTACACGCGTATGTTAGCGCGCCATTTTGGCAAACATGTTCCCGGCCAGCCAGCCATCGTCGTCGAGAACATGGCCGGCGCCGGCCATCTGATCGGCGCCAATCACATGTACCGAGTCGCTAAACCCGACGGTCTCACCGTCGGCCACTTTCAAGGCGGATTATTTCTCTATCAACTTTTCAAAAAGCCCGGCATTGAATTCGACGCTGCGAAGTTCGAATTCCTCGGTTCGCCGATCAAAGAAAGCCGCGCCTGCGCGTTCACCAAAGCGAGCGGCATCACCAGCGTGGAGAAATGGCTAGCGGCGAAGACGCCGGTGAAGCTCGGCGGCATCGGCGGCGGCGCGCCCGACGACATCGCGCGCATGCTGGCGGCAACCACCGCGCTGCCGATCCAACTGGTCGCCGGCTACAAAGGCACGGCGGAGATTCGCTTGGCCGCGGAAAGCGGCGAGCTTGCCGGCGGTTGCTGGACTTGGGACTCGATTCGCTCGACGTGGATTAAAGCGATTCAGTCCGGCGAAGCGATCGTCGTGCTCCAAGCGTTGGCCAAGCCGCACCCTGAATTGGCCAGCGTGCCGCTCGCCACCAGCTTGGCGAAGAACGATGAAGCGCGCCAACTGATTCAAGCCGGCATCCAAGATCCCGCCGATTATTATCGTCCCTACGTCGCGCCGCCGCGCACGCCGAAGGCGCGAGTAGAGATTTTGCGCCATGCGTTCGACGCCACGATGAAAGATCCGGAGTTCTTGGCCGAGGCGAAAAAGGCGAATTTGGACATCGAACCGATCACCGGCCAGGAAATGGAGCAGCTGATCGCCGGCGTCTTCAAACTCAATCCCACCCTAGTGGCTAAGCTTAAGACTATTTTGAATCCGAGTTAAATCTGAGTCGTCAAGTCAATCAGGAAAGGTCTTCGTCATGAAAAAATATCTGCTCTTCTTGTCCGTGCTGTTAATGAATCTGCTGCTTAACGTCGACAAGCACGCCCTCGCCCAGGCGAAATTCTACGAAGGCAAGACTGTCCGTTTCGTCGTCGGATTTCCCGCTGGCGGTGGCTACGACGCCTACACCCGCGCCATCGCGCGCCACTTGGGCAAACATATTCCGGGCAATCCCTCCATCGTCGTCGACAACATGCCCGGCGCCGGCAGCATGATTTCAGCCAATCATACCTTCAAAGTCGCCAAGGCCGATGGCCTCACCATCGGCCACTTCATCGGCGGACTGTTCTTGCAACAGCTCTTGGGCAAGCCGGGCATCGAATTCGATTCGCTCAAGTTCGAATACGTCGGCGTGCCGGCCCAGGACAATTTCATGATCGGCCTGCACAAGTCCACCGGCATCACCGATGTCCATGCCTGGATCGCTTCCAAACAAGTGGTTAAATTCGGCGGCGTCGCCAACGGCTCGGGCAGCGACGACATTCCCAACATCCTCAAAGCCAC carries:
- a CDS encoding VOC family protein, coding for MGDGFLHGACAAAHESWANLRNRQVSVKDDFMRAAPAGLTAQAERCKFLSFGNCNYFTRQVRRRIMIHTTGLAATHMECRNLQESLPVMTELLAFEKISEKPGEATLKHPNTHWLLVVHEAGPEAPAKPMHNHWGVRVVDPQEVDRAYDYLVAHKAQYKLGAIGKPTWSHGSYSCYFVEPGSNGWEIECYEAFNRKQATAERFGAVKMAHWDQLLPEEKFPGRGYVPQGFTHGTLVATDLEASKNFYMNVLGLDAHRFSDHVIYIKHPTTKTFVVCALRQNAPVFSTNFRNTLTVATKDAVIAAHGRFADDGKSLGVSELFELKESEASASFYFRDPGTNCWEISTAN